The segment TTCAAAAGACAGATGGTCGAAGCAAGAAAAACACCCACATAAAAAACAATTTGTGGAAAGTTGTTTCCTTTCCTCTGCCTCGCAACTCCAACCGCGACAGTGAAGCTACAAAACACCCACataaaaaacaattatcaaaACACCCATTTAACAGgaacagaaagagagagagagaggggaaaGCCATCATTAACGTTACCTTCCATACTGGTTTCCATATCAACAAATGCGCGCCTTCTTCACCACCTTCGACGATGCTAGGTCCGTCTTCGTATGACCAGTAGAGTCTGCACCCCTGACAGCATCTGAAGATGAGCCAACAATGGATTAACATGAGTCAACAATGGATTAACAGAGCGTAATCTCCATAAGAGAAATAACAACTTGTATTTATAACAGAGGAATGGAGATTTCGACGACGGACCGACGCATTGAGAGCCATTAGTGGAGATCATAAATTGATCCGTTGCAGGAGAATCGAAGAAGATCGATAGTAGCCGTCAAACACAGAGAAAGGAAATGGAAGTAGGGTTAGCGTCGAGCGAGAGAatttcaacaacaaaaaaacaagacGCAGCGTTTCATTAAACACTGCCACGTGTCATGCTCTCCTCGCGTGAATTTCTGACGTGGCTGTTTAGGTGTCTCAACCAGGAGTGAGAGAACtgtactttatatataaagatactAGGGTTtgtccggcgctacgcgccgggtttgGACTTTGTGTTCTATTATTGAATTTGTTATTCAAGTTTTTCAAAGTAATAACTGGAGCTTTGATAGAGGGATTGAGTGAACTAAATATTTACCAATGCAGGTAAATAATCAGGCTTCATCAACAATTTTGATTGCAGTGATCGTAACAACTCAAAATACATTGTGTATGTGGCCCAGATGCTTCCAATGGTTCCAACCATATTTGCACatctaaatcatttttaattgtATGGTATGGTTTGACCAAAACTGGCTTACATATATGTCTAGTGTTTTGAGTTGTTGGTGGTTTAATAGTGGATGCAACTGTTGTCTTAGAAGATGGACTTGGTTGTAGAATAAAgtccatttttttttcagaaagaAAATCATTACTCAATCAAATATAGGCTTATAGTGTTTATCGCTTATAACTGTATATTCTGTTGCTGATATTGTAGTATTAGTTCATTGATGTATCTCATTATGTGATCTTTAATATTATTTGCTTATTTTGCTGACTATTATAAAGTCTTTTAAAGTAATATTATTTGTTCATTGATggaattttctttgtttcaccAATATGTCTGCCCACCATCATATTTGtgcaaaataattatttgtatgtGAGATGTGATTGGCTTTTGGGCCTTTGCTATTTCCATCGACATGAGTTTTTAGGCccattaaaataattgatttcgGTGATGTATGTTTACTAAAGTGGAGAACTGGTTTATTTCATAAAAGATCAGAACATAACTTGAATCATCGAAAAAGCTGGAAAAGTAAAACAGAAGCTAAAAACGAACTAAAGCTCACGTGTGAAACGATTATAGTAGATTTCTCTTAACTAATTCACACAATTGACTCAGTTTTGTCCTTTGGCGGGCCGTTTTTTGTTCAGACCACGAACCCGAGGAATTTCCTCATCTGTTTGTAGTGAAAACAACTTGGGCAACGGTTCTTCATGTCGTTCCTGTGGCAGCTAGGTGGTGGGCGGTTGTTCTTCAAGTTCTCTCTGTAGACGTCCTTCGGAATCGGTTGCTTGGAAAGTGTTTTTTTCGGATTTGGTTTTAGTTGTAGCTTGCATGATAAGAAGGTGAGATATATATCTTGGTGGGGATTTTGACAGTTTCGGAAGAAACACAAAAGGCTCATTCACCATCTTAATGAATGAGTAGTGGGAGAATGAAGGGGAAAATGGTATTCAATGCCTAATTACAGGCGTTATGAGGCATTACAGGTAGGATAGGGAGTGTTTTACGACTTCAGGATCTCGGCGGTGAACAGGTCGGCGCAAGAAGAAGAACACAACGGAACCCTAAATTATATCAGACAAAACACGACGAATCGATGAAAGGGCGGCGTAATGGGCTGGCTTGAGAATGGGCTTCATATAGTCTTAAACATTTGAAAGCCCATAAATAAGAGATCGGATATTTTTATGAGATGGACATCGAAAGGAAGGAGAGATAGCGCATCTGAGAAACGCGTGCACATGACCTATCCAATTAGAAATGGACACCTGTCGTCATTCCCCCCACTCAGAAAAGGCACGCGGACGCAGGAGCTGCCATAATTatcaactttatatatatagatactaGGGTCGGTCCGTGCTTCGCGCGGGATTTGATATTGTGACCCATAAACTTtgatatttgtttataattgtATTGGATCGTGTTCTTGTTTGGTTCGTAACAATGTTTTGAATGAGGagttattatttgtttatgttttaagtGCTCCTTTGGATTGTATAGTCTTTTGTTtgcaattataaataatatattcttacatatattttaagataacggTAAAGCGTCTACAaattataacataaatataatttaaggtcgtttattattattttgtttagttgaactttattttgatatataaatttatgtaaccCGATGTATTATATGCAAGTATCGTTATTTTATATGTCTTTTTATAAGATATTGCTCATGTGTTTATAAATCCAATAAGTTTATTTAGTTCGGATATATTATTCATATCATATGATGtgtattactatatttttatatatttacactctatgtgttttatttttggatttgcaAGAGAAGTGTATAGCAATTTTTATGGTCTTTAAGTATTTTGGGTATATATGgcatataaatattaaaattagttatGTTAGATTATTGATGCTATTTTTcttcattatatttttgtttaacatttattttaagcTTAAATGATTCTGTTTGAATTAATTTGAGTAGCTATTTATGTggttatttttctttattatttttattttcctttcaaGATTCAATTTCATTTTAGGTTGACTAAATAACCTAATACTGCTGTTGATGGTTTTAGTGTGGCtatgatttgtttttcttatggctgtgtaaatattttagttaGTTTGTATATAGATCACATATTAACCAAACTAAGAGTAACcatcaaaaatcaaatcaaagacGCAAGTAAATACTTAAGAAGCCCATATATAATCCACattcaaaaataattactaAACATATTGTAACTTTTAAGATACAATACCTATTTCTTGTTTGCAGTTTCCAAGGATTGCTAGTTAAAAACCCCAAGAACTGAAGATATCACATTTGCATTGCTTGGAAAGAAAATGTCATATAAGGtactattgattttttttttgatcaaatatagGGTACTATTGATAAAAATCACTATTTTGAAGCTCAGAAATATGTTGAAAACTAATTATGAACCCCCCAGCCGTAGATTCCTGTAAACCCCCACAACAAACGAAGCTTATTCCATCATCCTTTGTAAGGAAAAGTGTTTATGAAATGAATCATGTACCTTATTTATAAAATCCTTTTTCTGTTCTCATTTCAGTAATCTTAGTCTAGTCCACCACCTCCCCAAGGGTTATCATCTCCTTCTACTCATTTACCAGTATCAAAAATTTGGACACGTTCTAGTCTTTTTATGAACTCTACATGCTTGAACCCAAATCCGTTGTGCACTGAATCCACAACAGATACATTTATACACTCTTGTTCATCATGTTCAAGTATCAATAACATAATTAGAAGTTGTTAATTCATCCAAGAGAATCTTAAGTTAGATCCACGTACTTATGAGTATGATTTAAAACTGTCTCGTGGTAGCCCCACAATCATACTCGAGCTAAACTCTAAAGAACTCACAATTTGTAAACCTCGGGAGCTTACATATGCATTATCACGGTACATGCAAAATTCAAAAGCCGAAATAGATTCATTAGGAGTATGCATATGTGAACAGAATCTAGACAGACATGGAAACATGAATAAACTCAAGCTGCTTGTCTATTAATCATGAATCTATGATAGTTAGCATCAATCAATCCAGGAAACAAAATACTGCGATGGTACGTGGAATATTCTCTTGAAATATTCTAACTAAAGCTATAAACTTTCTGCTAATCTCAAAAAGAATAATGAGAAAACtggaaaaaaagagaagagaaacagAGTATTGACAGTAAAAGAAGAAGGTGTAAGATAAGGGAAGCTCGAGATCCGTTTTTTAGCTGTTCTTTTGGAAAGTTCATGATTGAGAAGCTTGAATAATGAATTTAAAGGTATAGAACATACTGTTTTATACTCATATATGTACACATCAG is part of the Raphanus sativus cultivar WK10039 chromosome 5, ASM80110v3, whole genome shotgun sequence genome and harbors:
- the LOC130512449 gene encoding uncharacterized protein LOC130512449; its protein translation is MISTNGSQCVGPSSKSPFLCYKYKCCQGCRLYWSYEDGPSIVEGGEEGAHLLIWKPVWKLHCRGWSCEAEERKQLSTNCFLCGCFSCFDHLSFERKQLSTNCVKVVPLQGHRRTASATDDIGAWNIVVSDDEAFS